In one Methanobrevibacter arboriphilus genomic region, the following are encoded:
- a CDS encoding methanogenesis marker 14 protein has protein sequence MSFISKIFGLGPKPVIAKSKFKKFESLKSSPFSAKTAGSGYKMRPDEYYITASVELGNTTTKCIICATNLNTSESYLLSKVVNMTRDIRPPKPKEEVFGKTVWGIELSKESVSELVRDTVIEAAKEAHINIEDDLDFVVRSTGVTAGFATPEESGKLIIALANGCLDAGVAPRKMAPAMSIDNFPDRLKDYTLLDKVMFDGAVVSVLPPKGEEVVSNEMEGELVTAGIKLGAKWTKVDYRNPCVSIDFGSTLAGRVVNDDEPYAHTVGNFLGLAGVIADSLVRGTDKVDKKGGAAIDLYSKDILKKADWKHAKVNAEKVHKIIDIRKIPMDRNRFGTVPVKPEAAQKAGTCLIGCDVGENGDRIPDLISLGEELYKNDGLPTLFATMDHVSAIIVKRLLDVAFNENIIAPGSALGITGRAGITGKKPELILEYTKDKFKDCVFVSDGLALGSAIMARCMNSMGTIKVPVGGKQGGPCILAARKKLQQKK, from the coding sequence ATGTCTTTTATAAGTAAAATTTTTGGTTTAGGTCCTAAACCTGTAATAGCTAAAAGTAAATTTAAAAAATTTGAATCTTTAAAATCATCTCCTTTTTCAGCCAAAACCGCCGGTTCTGGTTATAAGATGAGGCCTGATGAATATTATATTACAGCTTCTGTTGAACTTGGGAATACAACTACAAAGTGTATCATTTGTGCAACTAATTTAAATACAAGTGAAAGCTATCTTTTAAGTAAAGTTGTTAATATGACAAGAGATATTAGGCCACCAAAACCAAAAGAAGAAGTTTTTGGTAAAACTGTGTGGGGTATTGAACTTTCAAAAGAATCTGTATCTGAGTTAGTTCGTGATACTGTTATTGAAGCTGCAAAGGAAGCCCATATTAATATTGAAGATGATTTAGATTTTGTAGTCCGTTCAACTGGTGTAACAGCAGGTTTTGCAACTCCTGAAGAGAGTGGGAAACTTATAATCGCTCTAGCTAATGGATGTTTAGATGCAGGGGTTGCTCCAAGAAAAATGGCTCCAGCTATGTCTATTGATAATTTTCCAGATAGATTAAAAGATTATACTCTTCTTGATAAAGTAATGTTTGACGGTGCTGTTGTTAGTGTTCTTCCACCTAAAGGAGAAGAAGTTGTGTCTAATGAAATGGAAGGTGAACTTGTTACAGCGGGTATAAAACTTGGAGCTAAATGGACGAAAGTTGATTATAGAAATCCTTGTGTTTCAATTGATTTTGGATCAACCTTAGCTGGTAGGGTAGTTAATGATGATGAACCTTATGCACATACTGTTGGGAATTTTTTAGGTCTTGCAGGAGTTATAGCGGATTCACTTGTTCGTGGAACTGATAAGGTGGATAAAAAGGGTGGAGCTGCAATTGATTTATATTCTAAAGATATACTTAAAAAAGCTGACTGGAAACATGCTAAAGTTAATGCAGAAAAAGTTCATAAAATTATTGATATTAGAAAGATTCCAATGGATAGAAATAGGTTTGGAACTGTTCCTGTTAAACCAGAAGCTGCTCAAAAGGCAGGGACTTGTTTGATTGGTTGTGATGTTGGTGAAAATGGTGATAGAATTCCTGATTTAATTTCATTAGGAGAAGAACTTTATAAAAACGATGGTTTACCTACATTATTTGCTACTATGGATCATGTAAGTGCAATTATTGTTAAAAGACTTTTGGATGTTGCATTTAATGAGAATATTATAGCTCCTGGATCTGCTTTGGGAATAACTGGTAGGGCAGGGATTACTGGTAAGAAACCTGAATTAATACTTGAATATACTAAAGATAAGTTTAAAGACTGTGTATTTGTTTCAGATGGATTAGCTTTAGGTTCTGCTATAATGGCCAGGTGTATGAATTCAATGGGAACTATAAAAGTTCCTGTTGGTGGAAAACAAGGAGGACCATGTATTTTAGCAGCTAGAAAAAAATTACAACAAAAAAAATAG
- a CDS encoding NTP transferase domain-containing protein — protein sequence MIIAVLMAGGKGKRMNINIEKPLFKFFDKYLIDHVLDNLKGSKYLDKIVIAVSPHTPETKKYISEKFSNNKNYTDNKNYNNKNYTDNKNYNNKNYNDELYNQNYHDKSNIYSEKLFNYLETPGNGYVEDLSFILSHFEKKSSDDILLFINADLPFVSTDIIDHILEKYMKNNVDAMSVLVPVSIFEEYGIEPSLILDNLVPAGLNILLSRNEVQNEEKLIIPQIELALNINTTDDAELAYYLFKNNQIHQI from the coding sequence ATGATAATAGCTGTCTTGATGGCTGGAGGTAAAGGAAAAAGGATGAATATAAATATTGAAAAACCTCTCTTTAAATTTTTTGATAAATATTTGATTGATCATGTTCTAGATAATTTAAAAGGATCTAAATATCTTGATAAGATTGTTATAGCTGTAAGTCCACATACTCCTGAAACTAAAAAATATATATCTGAAAAGTTTTCTAATAATAAAAATTATACTGATAATAAAAATTACAATAATAAAAATTATACTGATAATAAAAATTACAATAATAAAAATTACAATGATGAGTTATATAATCAGAATTATCATGATAAATCTAATATATATTCTGAAAAGCTTTTTAATTATTTAGAAACTCCTGGAAATGGTTATGTTGAAGATTTATCGTTTATATTATCTCACTTTGAAAAAAAATCTTCTGATGACATATTATTATTTATAAATGCTGATCTACCTTTTGTTTCTACAGATATTATTGATCATATTTTAGAGAAATATATGAAAAATAATGTTGATGCAATGTCTGTTTTGGTTCCTGTATCAATTTTTGAGGAGTATGGAATTGAACCTTCTTTAATATTGGACAATCTAGTTCCTGCTGGTTTAAACATATTATTAAGTAGAAATGAAGTACAAAATGAGGAAAAATTAATTATTCCTCAAATTGAGTTAGCTTTAAATATAAACACTACTGATGATGCTGAATTAGCTTATTATCTATTTAAGAATAACCAAATACATCAAATATAG
- a CDS encoding PRC-barrel domain-containing protein, giving the protein MENKNIPKKEEKLWSEVKGYQVATNNARILGSLDELVINEKSGKIVDIAIKVEQGRNIHVKGAKRNGDLLLVPFAKVEKVGEFIIVTE; this is encoded by the coding sequence ATGGAAAATAAAAACATCCCTAAAAAAGAAGAGAAATTATGGAGTGAAGTTAAAGGATATCAGGTAGCTACTAATAATGCCCGTATTCTTGGTTCTCTCGATGAACTCGTCATCAATGAAAAAAGTGGTAAGATTGTGGATATAGCAATTAAAGTCGAACAAGGTAGAAATATTCATGTTAAAGGTGCTAAAAGAAATGGAGATTTATTATTAGTTCCTTTTGCAAAAGTTGAAAAAGTAGGAGAATTTATAATAGTTACAGAATAA
- a CDS encoding ABC1 kinase family protein — MKIIKRRNNTNLKRINEILKVFNKYEFGHVTEKIGLNNKFSFFKHSDELEELDNSLPVRLRMALQELGPTYIKLGQMISTRPDLVGEDIANEFSKMQGDNPSIPFSYIRKVVEEELNGPINEIFETFNEVPLSTASIGQVHMAKLFDGPNVAVKIQKPDTDELIKSDLAIMKFLAKKIDKYVPSAKPYNFPIVINEFERSILKEIDYNQEFNNMIKFGSIFEDDPSVYVPTAYGDFSSKKVLTMEFIDGEKLADVISSEGIYDKKLIANRGIESYFKQIVDYGFFHADPHPSNIYILKDNIVCYIDFGMMGVLDDEFKENLTELFIYFIEKNINGMINQLSYMGILPDDLDLKALKYDLIDLMGKYYGVELKGIHGGMLDLITIMRKYNVILPREFVLISKGLSMLEETGIELDPEFNTINTLEPYAKKIIRKELNPFKLVDFVKKNIFEIEHILKTVPMNISKVLYKIEEGELKIELEHKNLEKMINRISMSLILSALLIGSSLIILSNKGFMILDLPFLGIIGFILSAIIGLWLIISTLRSKNY; from the coding sequence ATGAAAATTATTAAAAGAAGAAATAACACAAACTTAAAAAGAATAAATGAAATTTTAAAGGTTTTTAATAAGTATGAGTTTGGTCATGTTACTGAAAAAATAGGTTTGAATAATAAATTCTCGTTTTTTAAACATTCAGATGAATTGGAAGAATTAGATAATTCTCTACCTGTACGTTTAAGGATGGCTTTACAAGAGTTAGGGCCTACTTATATTAAATTAGGACAAATGATAAGTACTCGCCCAGATTTAGTTGGAGAAGATATTGCTAATGAATTTTCTAAAATGCAAGGTGATAATCCATCTATACCATTTTCTTATATAAGAAAAGTTGTTGAGGAAGAATTAAATGGCCCTATAAACGAAATTTTTGAAACATTTAATGAAGTTCCTTTATCTACTGCATCCATTGGACAAGTTCATATGGCTAAATTATTTGATGGTCCTAATGTCGCGGTTAAAATTCAAAAACCAGACACAGATGAACTTATAAAAAGCGATTTAGCTATAATGAAGTTTTTAGCAAAAAAAATTGATAAATATGTTCCTAGTGCTAAACCTTATAATTTTCCTATTGTGATAAACGAATTTGAAAGATCTATTCTCAAAGAAATTGATTATAATCAAGAATTTAATAATATGATCAAATTTGGTTCTATATTTGAAGATGATCCTTCAGTTTATGTTCCAACTGCTTATGGGGACTTCTCATCTAAGAAAGTATTAACTATGGAGTTTATAGATGGAGAAAAACTTGCCGATGTTATTTCCTCAGAGGGAATTTATGATAAGAAACTTATAGCTAATCGAGGAATTGAATCTTATTTTAAACAAATTGTGGATTATGGTTTTTTCCATGCTGATCCCCATCCATCTAACATTTATATATTAAAAGATAATATTGTTTGTTACATTGATTTTGGTATGATGGGAGTCTTAGATGATGAATTTAAAGAAAACTTAACTGAATTATTCATTTACTTTATTGAAAAAAATATCAATGGAATGATTAATCAACTTTCATATATGGGTATTTTACCTGATGATTTAGACCTTAAAGCTTTAAAATATGATTTAATAGATTTAATGGGTAAATATTATGGAGTAGAATTAAAGGGGATTCATGGAGGAATGTTGGATTTAATAACTATTATGCGAAAGTATAATGTTATATTGCCTCGTGAATTTGTTTTAATTTCAAAAGGTCTTTCCATGTTAGAAGAAACCGGTATAGAATTAGATCCTGAATTTAATACAATAAATACTTTGGAACCTTATGCAAAAAAAATAATAAGAAAAGAATTAAATCCATTTAAACTTGTTGATTTTGTAAAAAAGAATATTTTTGAAATTGAACATATATTAAAGACAGTTCCTATGAATATTTCTAAAGTCCTTTATAAAATAGAAGAAGGGGAACTAAAAATCGAACTAGAACATAAAAATTTAGAAAAGATGATTAATAGAATTTCCATGTCTTTAATATTATCAGCACTTCTTATAGGTTCTTCTCTTATTATATTATCTAATAAAGGATTCATGATATTGGATTTACCTTTTTTAGGGATCATTGGTTTTATTTTAAGTGCAATAATTGGTCTCTGGCTAATTATATCAACTTTAAGAAGTAAAAATTATTAA
- the hdrA gene encoding ferredoxin:CoB-CoM heterodisulfide reductase subunit HdrA encodes MYDKKTLNSQKLDLRVGVFICRCGGNISDIVDIDKLKNSIDADVIEEFENLCSLNGRKIIRDNIINKGLDRVVIASCSPITHEKTFQDYIQPLNPYLMDMANLREQCSWVHDDIDKATDKAITLVNASIEKVKQSQAVDPILCQTPESAAVIGGGISGISAALSLAKQGVKTYLIEKKPSIGGNMVKIGKVFSPVKLAEECGMCLLNPIMNETVWHENIEILTNTKVLSTERRAGNFSILLESNPRYVDEEKCISCGKCIEECPVEVPNRWDDGLSMRKAIYKPFSQSYPDAYTIDMENCEKCGKCMKKCPMGAIYLKGEKEVIPLNVGAVILATGHKTFDPNLRPEYGYNRYEDVITQSELGRIMGVNGPTKGKLKMLSKDKVPRRIVMIQCVGSRDEKPDGHKYCSKVCCMVALKNANIIKHKYPDTDVIICYTDMRTPGMYEKYYKHGQENGIRLLRGRPGEVNKKGDSLVVRVEDTLQKKFTEIETDMVVLSTAIEPSQGSEEIAKIMDVGITEDMFIKETHPKIKPVTTDVKGAYVCGTAQGPKDITDSIMQAHAAASKVAEIMNDGLEIEPFVAEIDDEKCNLCEDCISICKYKAMSIKDEMVYIDPMSCSGCGKCLTVCKPRAINIHGNIDEKIFATISGMLKGKKKGEKRILVFLDQVGYTAADNIGVNRVDYPESIYIIKVHSVNRVMPKHIIYALKNGADGVFIGEYPGDLMYQEVEKKMNQIRDEIKDHGMNPERLQFSNVYIPYFRGLANKFKDFDEKIKVISDES; translated from the coding sequence GGTAGAAAAATAATTAGAGATAATATTATCAATAAAGGATTAGATCGTGTTGTAATCGCATCATGTTCACCTATAACCCATGAAAAAACTTTTCAAGATTATATTCAGCCTTTAAACCCATATTTAATGGACATGGCTAATTTACGAGAACAATGTTCATGGGTGCATGATGACATTGACAAAGCTACAGATAAAGCAATTACACTTGTAAATGCTTCAATTGAAAAAGTCAAACAATCCCAAGCTGTAGACCCAATTCTTTGTCAAACACCAGAAAGTGCTGCAGTTATAGGAGGAGGAATATCTGGAATAAGTGCTGCACTTTCATTAGCTAAACAAGGTGTTAAAACATATTTAATTGAAAAAAAACCATCAATTGGAGGAAATATGGTTAAAATTGGAAAAGTATTCTCTCCAGTTAAATTGGCTGAAGAATGTGGGATGTGTTTACTTAACCCAATAATGAATGAAACTGTTTGGCATGAAAATATTGAAATATTAACCAATACTAAAGTTTTAAGTACTGAAAGAAGAGCTGGAAATTTTAGTATTCTTCTTGAAAGCAATCCTCGATATGTAGATGAAGAAAAATGTATATCCTGTGGTAAATGTATAGAAGAATGCCCTGTTGAAGTTCCAAATAGGTGGGATGATGGACTTTCAATGAGAAAAGCAATCTATAAACCATTTTCACAAAGTTATCCAGATGCATATACAATTGATATGGAAAATTGTGAAAAATGTGGTAAATGTATGAAAAAATGTCCAATGGGAGCAATTTATCTTAAAGGAGAAAAAGAGGTAATTCCTTTAAATGTTGGAGCTGTTATATTAGCTACTGGTCATAAAACTTTTGATCCAAACCTTAGACCAGAATATGGATATAATAGATATGAAGATGTTATAACTCAAAGCGAGCTTGGTCGTATTATGGGAGTAAATGGTCCGACTAAAGGTAAATTAAAAATGTTATCTAAGGATAAAGTTCCAAGAAGAATAGTTATGATACAGTGTGTAGGTTCAAGAGATGAAAAGCCAGACGGTCATAAATACTGTTCAAAAGTATGTTGTATGGTAGCTTTAAAAAATGCAAACATAATAAAACATAAATATCCAGATACTGATGTTATAATATGTTATACTGATATGAGAACTCCTGGAATGTATGAAAAATATTATAAACATGGACAAGAAAATGGAATAAGATTATTAAGAGGTAGGCCTGGTGAAGTCAATAAAAAAGGAGATTCATTAGTAGTTAGAGTAGAAGATACTCTTCAAAAGAAATTTACTGAAATTGAAACAGATATGGTTGTTTTATCAACAGCAATTGAACCATCCCAAGGTAGTGAAGAGATAGCTAAAATAATGGATGTTGGTATAACTGAAGATATGTTTATTAAAGAAACACACCCAAAAATTAAGCCAGTTACTACTGATGTTAAAGGAGCCTATGTTTGTGGAACTGCACAAGGTCCAAAAGATATTACAGATAGTATAATGCAAGCTCACGCAGCAGCTTCTAAAGTAGCTGAAATAATGAATGATGGACTTGAAATAGAACCATTTGTAGCTGAAATAGATGATGAAAAATGTAATCTATGTGAAGACTGTATATCTATATGTAAATATAAAGCTATGTCTATTAAAGATGAAATGGTCTATATAGATCCTATGTCTTGTTCAGGATGTGGAAAATGTCTAACTGTTTGTAAACCACGAGCTATAAACATACATGGAAATATTGATGAAAAAATATTTGCAACTATTTCAGGAATGCTAAAAGGCAAAAAGAAAGGAGAAAAAAGAATTCTTGTTTTCCTTGATCAAGTTGGATATACTGCAGCAGATAACATTGGAGTTAATAGAGTAGACTACCCAGAATCAATATATATTATAAAGGTTCATTCTGTAAACAGAGTAATGCCGAAACACATTATTTATGCTCTTAAAAATGGTGCAGACGGAGTATTCATTGGAGAATATCCTGGAGATTTGATGTATCAAGAAGTAGAAAAGAAGATGAATCAAATAAGAGATGAAATAAAAGATCATGGAATGAATCCAGAAAGACTTCAATTTTCAAATGTATACATACCATATTTCAGAGGTCTTGCAAATAAATTTAAAGATTTTGATGAAAAAATTAAAGTTATTTCTGACGAATCATAA